One window from the genome of Polynucleobacter sp. MWH-Svant-W18 encodes:
- the soxB gene encoding thiosulfohydrolase SoxB, whose translation MSLSRRDFLQALAIASAGGLSLQSNFAGAQVSAQKFYDLPKFGNVHLLHFTDCHAQLLPIYFREPNVNLGIGAQEGKTPHLVGEYFLKANGIPAGTRDAHAFTYLDYVAAAQNYGKMGGFEHMATLIKQLKAERPGAQLLDGGDTWQGSGTALWTNGQDMVDAALALGVDVMTPHWEMTLGEKRVMEIVNGDFKGKVSFIAQNIKTSDFGDMVFNPYVMKNMNGVQVAIIGQAFPYTPIANPRYFTPDWTFGIQEENLQKTIDEVKAKGAKIVVLLSHNGMDVDLKMASRVSGLHAILGGHTHDGVPIPVQVKNRGGMTLVTNAGSNGKFLGVLDFDVKGGKPVDFRYKLLPIFSNMIPADPAMSKLIAKVRAPYEAKLNEKLATTDGLLYRRGNFNGSFDQLILDGLMSQKNAEIAFSPGFRWGTSLLPGQAITRENLLDQTAITYPYTTVTNMSGEMIKTILEDVADNLFNPDPYYQQGGDMVRVGGMQYTIDPVQSAGNRISDMRLNGKAIEASKTYKVAGWAPVSEEAKNAGGEPIWDVIERHLRDVKVVKAVKLNEPVIKGVSGNPGMAPI comes from the coding sequence ATGTCTTTAAGTCGTCGTGATTTTCTGCAGGCTTTAGCGATTGCTTCAGCAGGCGGATTGAGTTTGCAATCCAATTTTGCTGGTGCGCAAGTTTCTGCTCAAAAGTTTTATGATCTGCCAAAATTTGGCAATGTCCATCTCCTGCATTTCACGGATTGCCATGCACAATTATTGCCAATCTATTTCCGTGAGCCGAATGTAAATCTCGGTATCGGTGCTCAAGAAGGTAAGACGCCCCATTTAGTGGGAGAGTACTTTTTAAAAGCAAACGGTATACCGGCTGGTACGCGTGATGCACATGCATTTACTTATTTAGACTATGTTGCCGCTGCACAAAATTACGGCAAGATGGGCGGTTTTGAGCATATGGCAACTCTAATTAAGCAATTAAAGGCAGAGCGTCCAGGTGCGCAGTTGCTAGATGGTGGTGATACATGGCAAGGATCAGGAACCGCACTCTGGACCAATGGTCAGGATATGGTAGACGCAGCACTGGCCTTAGGTGTTGATGTGATGACCCCTCACTGGGAAATGACGCTTGGTGAGAAGCGCGTGATGGAAATCGTGAATGGCGACTTCAAGGGAAAAGTTTCTTTCATTGCTCAGAACATTAAGACATCTGACTTTGGGGATATGGTCTTTAATCCCTATGTCATGAAAAATATGAATGGAGTGCAAGTTGCCATTATTGGACAAGCATTTCCATACACGCCAATAGCCAATCCACGCTATTTCACCCCTGATTGGACTTTTGGTATTCAGGAAGAAAATCTACAAAAAACTATTGACGAAGTAAAAGCTAAGGGTGCAAAGATAGTTGTTCTCCTTTCTCATAATGGAATGGATGTTGATTTAAAGATGGCGTCACGCGTGAGTGGATTGCATGCTATTTTAGGCGGTCATACGCATGACGGAGTGCCCATTCCAGTACAGGTAAAGAATCGTGGCGGTATGACTTTGGTAACCAATGCTGGCTCAAATGGTAAGTTCTTAGGCGTATTAGATTTTGATGTCAAAGGTGGAAAGCCAGTAGATTTTCGTTACAAGCTATTGCCCATCTTCTCCAATATGATTCCTGCTGACCCTGCGATGTCAAAGTTGATTGCTAAGGTAAGGGCACCCTATGAAGCCAAGCTAAATGAAAAATTAGCAACTACCGATGGTCTGCTCTACCGTCGCGGTAATTTCAATGGCAGCTTTGATCAATTAATCTTAGATGGTTTGATGTCTCAGAAAAATGCGGAGATTGCATTTTCACCAGGGTTCCGCTGGGGAACAAGCCTGCTACCTGGCCAAGCGATTACTCGCGAAAATCTTCTCGACCAAACTGCCATTACTTATCCCTACACCACAGTAACGAATATGAGTGGTGAAATGATTAAGACGATCCTAGAGGATGTGGCTGATAATTTATTTAACCCAGACCCTTATTATCAACAGGGCGGCGATATGGTGCGTGTTGGCGGCATGCAATACACCATCGATCCCGTCCAAAGTGCTGGAAACCGCATCTCTGATATGCGTCTGAATGGGAAAGCTATCGAAGCTAGCAAGACCTATAAGGTGGCAGGATGGGCTCCGGTGAGTGAGGAGGCTAAAAATGCAGGTGGCGAGCCAATTTGGGATGTCATTGAACGACACCTCAGGGATGTGAAGGTGGTGAAGGCTGTAAAACTCAATGAGCCAGTGATTAAGGGTGTTTCTGGTAACCCTGGTATGGCCCCAATCTAA
- a CDS encoding TIGR01244 family sulfur transferase, whose translation MSLPISCHNDQFGTLGQIDPSHLAEIVQQGYKSVINNRPDGEGGPDQPKNADIQAEAEKLGLHYAYLPVVSGAFTPDQVVEMARLLKTMPSPVLAFCRSGARSTNLYHLALQVG comes from the coding sequence ATGAGTCTTCCCATTTCTTGTCATAACGATCAATTTGGAACTCTTGGTCAGATTGACCCAAGTCATTTGGCTGAGATTGTTCAACAAGGCTATAAGAGTGTGATTAATAATCGTCCCGATGGTGAGGGTGGACCCGACCAGCCTAAAAATGCAGATATCCAGGCTGAAGCTGAAAAGCTTGGTTTGCACTACGCATACTTGCCAGTCGTTTCTGGTGCATTTACTCCAGATCAAGTAGTTGAAATGGCGCGTCTTCTGAAAACCATGCCTAGTCCCGTATTGGCATTCTGTCGATCAGGAGCACGCTCTACCAATTTGTATCACCTTGCATTGCAAGTAGGTTAA
- the mnmH gene encoding tRNA 2-selenouridine(34) synthase MnmH, translated as MQPSNPHILKLEHFLSELDRFDIVIDVRSPAEFALDHIPGSVNYPVLSNEERIEIGTLYKQVSPFAAKKLGAAFVSRNISQHLETHLLEFPREWRPLIYCWRGGERSGAFTHILNRIGWKALQLEGGYQGFRRTVIDGLEQAANAFTFQVICGMTGSGKTKVLQEIGALGAQILDLEGLAVHRGSVLGNEPNIEQPSQKAFETALWNALRKLDPSKPVFVESESKKVGGLHIPDALMEKIRNGACIELRSSTQTRVSWLISEYHHFLIDTDNFKNKLALLTAHYGKVRIAKWNEAIDAGNFPELVEELLVKHYDPSYQSSIVRNFPQYKIDNFVQLENDSDEAFLQAAKALILKANA; from the coding sequence ATGCAGCCCAGCAATCCACACATCTTAAAGTTAGAACATTTTCTATCTGAATTAGATCGCTTTGACATTGTCATTGATGTTAGGTCACCAGCAGAGTTTGCCTTAGACCATATTCCTGGATCTGTAAATTATCCCGTGCTGAGTAATGAAGAACGGATTGAGATCGGCACTCTGTATAAGCAGGTCTCTCCATTTGCAGCTAAAAAACTGGGTGCCGCATTCGTTTCTCGAAATATCTCTCAACACTTGGAAACCCATTTATTGGAATTTCCACGCGAGTGGCGTCCGCTGATTTATTGCTGGCGTGGTGGCGAACGTAGCGGGGCGTTTACGCATATTCTTAATCGCATTGGCTGGAAAGCGCTGCAATTGGAGGGTGGTTATCAAGGCTTTAGACGGACAGTGATTGATGGTCTAGAGCAGGCCGCAAATGCCTTCACGTTTCAGGTCATCTGCGGTATGACCGGCAGCGGTAAAACCAAAGTGCTACAAGAAATTGGTGCACTCGGTGCACAGATTTTGGATCTAGAGGGATTGGCAGTCCATCGAGGCTCGGTGTTAGGTAACGAACCCAATATTGAGCAGCCCTCACAAAAAGCTTTCGAAACTGCTTTATGGAATGCACTCCGCAAGCTGGATCCATCAAAACCAGTTTTTGTAGAATCCGAAAGCAAGAAGGTCGGTGGATTGCATATACCGGATGCGCTGATGGAAAAGATTCGCAATGGTGCTTGTATTGAGTTGCGTTCGAGTACGCAAACTCGTGTCTCTTGGTTGATCAGCGAATACCATCACTTCTTAATCGATACAGATAATTTCAAGAATAAGTTGGCTTTATTAACAGCGCATTATGGAAAAGTGCGAATTGCTAAATGGAATGAGGCGATTGATGCGGGTAACTTTCCGGAGCTTGTTGAGGAGTTACTAGTCAAGCACTATGACCCTTCCTATCAATCCTCGATTGTGCGGAATTTCCCGCAATACAAGATTGATAACTTTGTGCAACTTGAAAACGATAGTGATGAGGCGTTTTTACAGGCTGCCAAGGCACTCATTTTGAAGGCGAACGCTTAG
- a CDS encoding DsrE family protein — protein sequence MKKIVNLFLAALLAIGFGSAVFAQQTGPTKVVYHIDDAETQGLKGLRNIRNHLDTAPNTIIIVVTHANGVDLLMEGAKDKKNNIEYAPLVSALKSRGVKFEVCEITLKNRNFKKDQFVLDADFTPSGVVRVADLQYKDGFAYIKP from the coding sequence ATGAAGAAAATCGTCAATCTATTTTTAGCTGCCTTACTTGCAATTGGGTTTGGTTCAGCAGTATTCGCGCAACAGACTGGCCCCACTAAAGTTGTGTACCACATCGATGATGCCGAAACTCAAGGCTTAAAGGGTTTGCGAAATATTCGCAATCATCTAGATACTGCCCCAAACACGATCATCATTGTTGTTACTCATGCGAATGGTGTAGATCTTTTGATGGAAGGTGCTAAGGATAAGAAGAACAATATTGAATACGCGCCTCTAGTTTCAGCATTGAAATCCCGCGGTGTGAAATTTGAGGTGTGCGAGATTACCTTAAAGAATCGTAATTTCAAAAAGGATCAATTTGTTCTTGATGCCGATTTCACGCCATCTGGAGTGGTGCGGGTTGCGGATCTTCAATATAAGGATGGCTTTGCCTACATTAAGCCATAA
- a CDS encoding DUF6691 family protein, translating to MKKNLGLFSQYAIGVLFGWGLIISGMSNPQKVLGFLDIAGLWDPSLIFVMLGAILVGLAGFYIVSKRSEAFFGGALHIPTRRDISKPLIVGSFIFGIGWGIAGICPGPALVAFGAGYLKAFVFIIAMLAGMRICERFFTAHKQKPGQA from the coding sequence ATGAAAAAAAATCTTGGTCTCTTCAGTCAGTATGCGATTGGCGTACTGTTTGGTTGGGGATTGATCATCTCCGGAATGAGTAATCCACAAAAGGTATTGGGCTTTTTGGATATTGCTGGATTGTGGGACCCTTCTTTGATATTTGTCATGCTTGGTGCGATATTGGTAGGTTTGGCAGGTTTTTACATCGTTAGCAAGAGAAGCGAAGCCTTTTTTGGTGGTGCATTACATATTCCCACTAGACGTGATATCTCAAAACCTTTAATTGTTGGCAGCTTTATTTTTGGTATTGGCTGGGGCATTGCAGGTATTTGTCCCGGCCCCGCTCTTGTTGCTTTTGGGGCTGGATACTTAAAGGCCTTTGTATTTATTATTGCAATGTTGGCTGGCATGAGAATCTGCGAAAGATTCTTTACTGCACACAAGCAAAAGCCAGGGCAAGCGTAA
- the soxA gene encoding sulfur oxidation c-type cytochrome SoxA, which yields MQRKFTLGLTLGILAASMSLSSLVFAQTATDEIAKYREMIADGNPSELYEAAGEDLWKTPAGPKNATLEKCDLGLGPGVVKAAAAQLPRYFKDTNKVQDLESRLMTCMQKLQGRNPQEMVGAPFQKGPKKDMEAIVAYVVTLSKGDKIKVSTNHPKEKEMYELGKRAFYFQGGPMDFSCASCHGEDGKRIRLQDLPNLTTQKGAALGWGYWPAYRVSSGQFWTMQQRLNDCYRQQRFPFPIYASDLSIALSMYMAKNANGGTVETPGLKR from the coding sequence GCGGCCAGCATGTCGCTTTCATCTTTGGTCTTTGCGCAAACGGCAACGGATGAAATCGCAAAATATCGCGAAATGATTGCTGATGGAAATCCATCCGAGCTTTATGAGGCGGCAGGTGAAGATTTATGGAAAACACCTGCTGGCCCAAAGAATGCCACACTGGAGAAGTGTGACCTAGGTCTTGGGCCAGGGGTTGTTAAGGCTGCAGCGGCACAGTTGCCACGCTACTTTAAAGATACAAATAAGGTCCAAGATCTTGAGTCTCGCCTCATGACCTGTATGCAGAAGCTCCAAGGACGCAACCCTCAGGAAATGGTGGGCGCTCCCTTTCAAAAAGGGCCAAAGAAAGATATGGAGGCTATTGTTGCTTACGTGGTGACCTTATCTAAGGGTGACAAAATTAAAGTTAGCACCAATCACCCTAAAGAAAAAGAAATGTACGAACTTGGTAAGCGTGCATTCTATTTCCAAGGTGGCCCAATGGATTTTTCTTGTGCTTCGTGTCATGGCGAAGATGGCAAGCGGATTCGTTTGCAGGATCTACCTAATCTAACAACTCAGAAGGGTGCTGCATTAGGTTGGGGTTACTGGCCGGCCTATCGTGTTTCCAGCGGTCAATTTTGGACGATGCAACAACGTTTAAATGATTGTTATCGCCAACAACGCTTCCCATTTCCTATTTACGCATCTGATCTCTCCATAGCGCTATCCATGTATATGGCTAAGAATGCCAATGGTGGCACTGTTGAGACACCTGGTTTGAAGCGCTAA
- a CDS encoding YeeE/YedE family protein: protein MDVVDISSLGKSVLWATFAITFALGMVMQKTGFCSMGAITDVFIIASWKRLRQWFLAIGVAILGFTFLSYLGLIDPLKTIYTGNKFLWLSTIVGSVLFGLGMVLASGCGSKTLVRIGGGNLKSVIVFMVLGLTAYMTLRGFLGVIRINTLDAVFITFATPQDLPSLLSDSLGIERARLHLVLGLIIGFAFIAFALVNKAFRTGENLFAGIAVGIAITAVWWVSGNLGHVAEDPNTLEEVFLLTNSGRMESLSFVAPYAYSLDWLMLYSDTSKVLTIGIVAVVGMILGSAVVAVLTKSFRWESFRNPEDTANHLIGAALMGFGGVTALGCTVGQGLSGISTLALGSLLALPGFIFGGYLGVRYLQMRLAPNPCN from the coding sequence ATGGATGTTGTTGATATTTCCTCTTTAGGCAAGTCTGTTCTTTGGGCAACTTTTGCCATTACTTTTGCGTTGGGCATGGTGATGCAAAAAACAGGTTTTTGCAGTATGGGCGCCATTACTGATGTTTTCATTATTGCCAGCTGGAAACGCCTGAGGCAGTGGTTCTTAGCGATCGGCGTTGCGATCCTTGGCTTTACCTTTCTCTCATACTTGGGTCTGATTGATCCACTAAAAACAATCTACACGGGCAATAAGTTTTTATGGCTTTCAACTATTGTTGGTAGTGTTTTATTTGGGCTCGGTATGGTCTTAGCCTCGGGTTGCGGTAGTAAAACGCTGGTTCGTATTGGTGGAGGCAATCTTAAGTCAGTCATTGTGTTTATGGTTCTCGGCTTAACTGCTTATATGACTTTGCGAGGTTTTTTGGGCGTTATTCGCATCAACACCTTAGATGCAGTATTTATTACATTCGCTACCCCTCAAGATTTACCCAGTCTGCTGAGCGATTCGCTTGGAATCGAGCGGGCTCGCTTGCACCTAGTACTTGGCCTGATTATTGGCTTTGCGTTTATTGCTTTTGCCCTGGTTAATAAGGCTTTTAGAACTGGTGAGAATCTTTTTGCTGGGATCGCGGTCGGCATTGCCATCACGGCTGTTTGGTGGGTTTCAGGCAATCTTGGTCATGTTGCGGAAGATCCCAATACGCTTGAGGAAGTCTTTTTATTGACGAATTCTGGCCGCATGGAAAGTCTTTCCTTTGTGGCTCCTTATGCATATTCTTTAGATTGGTTGATGTTGTATAGCGATACCTCTAAGGTTTTGACTATCGGCATTGTTGCAGTTGTAGGGATGATTTTGGGTTCTGCAGTGGTGGCAGTGCTGACGAAATCATTTCGTTGGGAATCCTTTCGCAATCCAGAAGATACCGCCAATCATTTGATTGGTGCTGCCTTGATGGGGTTTGGCGGAGTTACTGCCTTAGGATGCACTGTTGGCCAAGGATTGAGTGGCATATCTACTTTGGCCTTGGGTTCTCTCTTGGCCTTGCCAGGATTCATTTTCGGTGGCTACCTGGGCGTTCGTTACTTGCAAATGCGCTTGGCACCAAACCCTTGTAACTAA
- the soxX gene encoding sulfur oxidation c-type cytochrome SoxX produces MKIMNIKSLLVIGVFALVSVATQSSVFAQQANDPKFNKMMKDGFRAEGIAGLDRIQQDETQKFCSDPVFAGSVKGQAMREKIQKINMDSIKQPSDGKYIGDWKKGEAIAQSGRGATWTDKADTPIGGGCYNCHQIDKKEISYGTIGPTLWNYGKLRGNSQELIVYTWNRINNSKAYNACSNMPRFAHFKLLNEQQIQDLMALLLDPASPVNQ; encoded by the coding sequence ATGAAAATAATGAATATCAAATCCCTCCTAGTTATCGGCGTTTTTGCCTTGGTTTCAGTTGCAACTCAGAGCTCTGTATTTGCTCAACAAGCCAACGATCCTAAATTCAATAAGATGATGAAGGATGGTTTTAGAGCGGAGGGTATAGCTGGATTAGATCGCATTCAACAGGACGAGACGCAAAAGTTTTGTTCTGACCCTGTCTTTGCAGGTAGCGTAAAAGGTCAAGCAATGCGTGAAAAGATTCAGAAGATCAACATGGATAGTATCAAACAGCCTTCTGATGGAAAATACATCGGCGACTGGAAGAAGGGTGAAGCGATTGCTCAAAGTGGTCGCGGTGCTACGTGGACAGATAAGGCCGATACTCCAATCGGAGGTGGTTGTTATAACTGTCATCAAATCGATAAGAAAGAGATCTCTTATGGAACGATTGGACCAACCCTGTGGAATTATGGAAAGTTACGTGGTAATTCACAGGAATTAATTGTGTATACCTGGAACCGTATTAATAACTCCAAGGCTTATAACGCTTGTAGCAATATGCCTCGATTTGCACACTTTAAGCTCTTAAATGAACAGCAAATTCAAGATTTGATGGCGTTGCTGCTGGATCCAGCTTCACCGGTAAATCAATAA
- a CDS encoding MBL fold metallo-hydrolase, which produces MICFIRAWTGILGSLIFLGAAFAQSAGAPDNVQLKPIQVAPHTYFVQGRPEMGSSANQNFISNAGFVITPEGVVVMDALGSPILAQKLLAEIKKITNQKVVAVIVSHYHADHVYGLQEFKKIGASIYAQGEGRNYLSSETAKQRLIASRIDFAPWVNANTRLISADVWIDEKKRLNIGGVEFLITRVGPAHAPEDLIVYVPSEKVLFAGDLVFRGRIPFVGNADSKGWLLALDEIEKLNPNVVIPGHGAYSVKPVEDIGFTRAYLKYLRESMSAAAINMDPFEEAYQQVDWSEYEGMPLFRSANRMNAYNVYLSIQAE; this is translated from the coding sequence ATGATTTGTTTCATCCGCGCTTGGACGGGGATTCTTGGGTCCCTTATCTTTTTGGGGGCCGCTTTTGCGCAGTCCGCTGGAGCGCCAGATAATGTCCAGCTCAAGCCAATACAAGTTGCTCCTCATACCTATTTTGTCCAGGGGCGCCCCGAAATGGGAAGCAGTGCAAATCAGAACTTTATTTCTAACGCTGGTTTTGTGATCACGCCAGAGGGTGTAGTGGTGATGGATGCTTTGGGATCACCAATACTTGCCCAGAAGCTCTTAGCCGAAATTAAGAAGATCACCAATCAAAAAGTTGTGGCAGTGATTGTGAGTCACTATCACGCTGATCATGTTTATGGATTACAGGAGTTTAAGAAAATTGGTGCAAGCATTTATGCTCAGGGTGAGGGCAGAAATTACCTGTCTTCTGAAACAGCAAAACAACGTCTTATCGCTTCTCGCATTGATTTTGCTCCTTGGGTTAATGCAAATACAAGGCTGATATCAGCTGATGTCTGGATTGATGAAAAAAAGAGATTGAATATTGGCGGAGTAGAATTTTTGATCACTAGGGTTGGTCCTGCCCACGCTCCAGAAGATCTCATAGTGTATGTGCCCTCAGAAAAAGTGCTTTTTGCTGGAGATTTAGTATTTCGTGGGCGAATTCCTTTTGTGGGTAACGCTGATAGCAAAGGCTGGTTACTGGCTTTGGATGAAATTGAAAAGCTCAACCCCAATGTCGTCATTCCAGGTCATGGAGCGTACTCTGTCAAGCCAGTTGAGGATATCGGCTTTACTCGCGCTTACCTTAAATACTTAAGAGAATCTATGTCAGCAGCAGCAATTAATATGGATCCCTTTGAAGAGGCTTATCAACAGGTGGATTGGTCTGAATACGAAGGTATGCCTTTATTTAGATCGGCCAACCGCATGAATGCGTATAACGTTTATCTATCCATTCAGGCCGAATAG
- a CDS encoding YeeE/YedE family protein codes for MATWAFVTCKCAWHQTLVTNYLEIGTHSMQIDWLTFSPIPSLLGGMILGVAAALYVLLHGRILGISGIVSGLLHPKAGDIVWRLSLVLGLLSAPLWAALIFDIRPIIQIDSDWYAILLAGLLVGFGAQYGSGCTSGHGICGLSRLSPRSLVATLSFMSAGFLTVFVLRHFIGG; via the coding sequence GTGGCTACCTGGGCGTTCGTTACTTGCAAATGCGCTTGGCACCAAACCCTTGTAACTAATTATTTAGAGATCGGAACACATAGCATGCAAATCGACTGGTTAACCTTCTCGCCTATTCCATCTTTACTTGGTGGAATGATTCTTGGAGTAGCTGCAGCTCTCTACGTGCTTCTTCATGGTCGAATTCTGGGGATTAGCGGGATCGTATCGGGCTTGCTGCATCCCAAGGCAGGGGATATTGTCTGGCGCTTAAGCCTAGTACTCGGCTTACTATCAGCTCCATTGTGGGCAGCCCTCATATTTGATATCAGGCCGATCATTCAGATTGATTCAGATTGGTATGCGATCTTATTGGCAGGATTGTTAGTTGGTTTTGGTGCTCAATACGGCTCAGGCTGTACCAGTGGTCACGGTATCTGTGGCTTATCTCGCTTATCACCCCGTTCATTGGTCGCCACACTCTCTTTTATGAGTGCAGGCTTTTTAACAGTATTTGTTTTACGTCATTTCATCGGAGGCTAA